Within Bremerella sp. JC817, the genomic segment CCGAATATCAAGTTTCGCGTGACGCGAGACACCTCGGCGGAAATCTCGATCATGTTCCGCGTGCTCGGTTCGAGCTTTGTCTTCGGAGCGATGCTGGTGCTGGTGATCCTGGCCTGGAGCATGGGTCTGCGAATTTCGCTGCTGGTTCTCACGGCTATTCCGCTTAGCTCGGCAGTCGGATTGATCTCGCTGTATACGATGGGAATCCCGGTCTCGAACATGGTGATCTTCGCCTTCATCCTGGTGCTGGGGATGGTGGTGGACGGAGCGATCATCGTCGCGGAAAACATTCACCGACATATCGAACGAGGCGAAGACCCGGTCGATGCCGCCAAAATCGGGATCGAGGAAGTCGGCACGCCGGTCATCATGGCCGACCTGACGACGGTCGCCGCCTTTTTGCCGATGATGCTGGTGCCTGGCATCATGGGCGACTTCATGCGTGTGATGCCGCAGGTCGTCAGCGTGTCACTGCTGGGCAGTGTGCTGGTCGATCACTTCTTCATCCCTGTTGTCGCCGCTCGCTGGTATGGACGCCGCAAGGCGAGCGAAGTCGTCCCAGATAAAACCGTTCATGAAACGCTTTCCCGTGAAGATGACGACGCCGAGATTCGCATTCGTCCGAACCTTGGCTTCTTCACCAAGATGTACATCTACGTGTTGAAGTGGAGCCTTGAGACTCGCTGGGCTGTCGTCGGCTGTACGATCCTGGCGTTGGTTTGGGCTGGCTTCATGATGGTGCACGTCGAGAAAGAGTTCTTCCCGCCCAGCGACCGTGGCCAGTTTGAAGTGAAATACGAACTTCCTCTGGGAAGCAGCATTCACCAAACGATTGCCGCGGCGGATGCCATTCAAGGACCGCTCCGCGAACTGGGCTCTCGCCCCAACAGCGAACTGGTCAACTTCGTCTCGGCCCTCGGTTCTTCCGAAGGGCTGGCAAGTCGCCTGGAAAACGACCCGGCCGTGGGACCCGAGTTCGGCACCGTGATGGTGGAACTTCTCTCGCCGCTGGACCGCGATCGACACGAACGGGTCATCCTCGCGGAATTACGGGAACGTTTCGACGAGAACGTAAAGAAGTTTCCTGGGATGACTTACACCATCAACGAAGTCGAAGAAGGCCCGCCTGGGGGAGCCAAGGTGGCGGTTCGTTTCACCGGCGACAACCTCGAACAACTTGGCTTCGTGGCGGAAACCACGACCGCCCAGATGAGTCAAATCCCTGGGGCAGTCGACGTGAAGACCGACTATCGAAATCTCAACCCTGAAATCATCGTCGAGCCCTTCCCCGAAGTGGTCGGTATGTTCGGCATGTCGGAGATGCAAGTCGCCCAGGCCATTCAAACGGCGATCAACGGCGACACGACCATCGAGCTGAACCTTGGCGACGAAGACGTCACGCTGCGTCTTCAGGCGATGGATGACTATCGCGCATCGAAGGATCAGCTCGAACGGATCATGCTCACCAGCCCCACCGGTAAAAAGGCGACGATCGGCCAACTGGCCCGGCTTGATCGAGCGACCAGTTTATTCGCCGTGAATCGTTACGACCGCAAACGAGCCGTCATGGCGAAGTGCGACGTGATCGAGAATCCCGATACCGAGAAAATCTTCACGCGGCTACGGGAAGAGATTCTGCCCGCCATGGGATTCCGTCCCGCCAACGATTCGATCAGCTTCATGGATATGGCATTCATTGGAACGGTCGGCACTCCGTCGGAAGGCCTGCGTGCCGAGTTCACTGGCGAAAGCGAAGAGACCGCGAAGAATATGAATTACCTGACCGCATCGATGGCGATCGCGGTGATCTTGATCTTTGCGATTCTGGTCTATCAATTTGGCAGCTTCCGTCAGGCAGGCATTGTCATGCTGACGGTGCCACTCAGCTTTGTCGGCGTCGTTGCTGGAATGTTCCTGTGCGACTTCCCCTTCAGCCTGGCGACGTTTATCGGGCTGGTCAGCTTGACGGGGATCGTCGTGAACGATGCGATCGTGGTGGTCGACTTCATTAATCAAGGTCGCCAGCGTGGACTTCGTGTCCGCGATGCCATTGTCGAAGCAGGCATCAATCGCCTTCGCCCCGTGATGCTGACCACCGTGACGACGATTGGTGGTCTGTTGCCTCTGCTGTTGAACCTCAGCGGCGGGGCCGAATTCTGGCAACCGTTGACCGGGGCCGTGATCTTCGGCCTGGCCTTCGCCACCATTCTGACGCTGGTCGTGATTCCAGTCGCCTATAGCCTGGCATACTTCAACGCTGATAAGAAAGCAGCGGCCGCCAGCTAATCACCCTTCAAGCATCGTTACCGCGCATAAAAGAAGGCCAGCGATTTAATATGCTGGCCTTCATTCGTTTTCGATTGGAAGCAACGCTTACATCGGTGCTTCTTCGCCTGGCATGTCGATGTTGATGTCGCCGACTTCGTCCGAGTGCCCCTTCAGGACTTCGTCGATCGCCTTCTTCAACTCGGCGGCCAGATCGATCTTGAAGTCTTCGTCTGCAATGCCCTTTTCGTCGGCCAGCTTCTTGGCAGCTTCGCTCAGGCTCAGCAGTTCTTCGTCCGATACGCTGTCGCGGAACTGAAGTTCCCCTTCCGCATCGAGATCGGCAATACGACCGTCGAGCAGGGTCTTCAGTTCGTCTTCGGTGATTTTCTTCTCGAACATGCCATGCGCGACACGCTGCAGTTCCTTCGTGGTTTCTGCCTTCTGCTCTTCGGTCAAACCGGACGGCAGAATGTATTTGCTCCGGGCGACTTCGATCGGAATGGCGGTGAACGCAGGCGACTTGGCGAGCTTCTCGCCGATCTGGCCGACCTGTTCCAGCGAGACTTCACCATCGCGGTACCCTTTGGCCACACGCGAGATCTGCTGCTTCATCTCTTGCTTCTGCCCATCCGGCAGATCCGAGCTGTCGATCAATTCGTTGGCCTGGCTCTCCATGAAGTTCGCGACCATCGTCGTGGCATTTAAGTAGACGTAATAGCCAACGCCGCACACGATGGCGGCCAGAACCAGACTGAAAACCAGACAACCGATGATGACCGTGGTACACCCACCGCCCGACTTCTTCGGCTCTTCGACGCTAAATTGATCGCTCGCCATCGATGCAAACTCCTTCTCGATAATGATTCAACATGGCCCCAACAACGATGCCACGATGAGTGCTCCCCTGATTGGGGTCGATTATCGCGGATTCTGATCCTCGGGCAATAACGGCAATTCGACGTACATCTGAAAAGCTTGCTCAATTTTTTCAAAGATGGCAGCCCCGCATGAACCCAAAGGCCATATCGCAAGGAAACCGCCTCCCCCTTTTTGAGCGTAAGTGGCTTCTCGT encodes:
- a CDS encoding efflux RND transporter permease subunit; this translates as MKLSAGAIEQPRFVIVCTIIVLVAVVMVALNIPVQRTPAISKAVVLVAVPYPGAQPIEVEEQITSKVEDALQKLKNVDFIASTSMRGSSVTQIIFLDGVDPDLARGEVKDLVDEIRRELPVAREVQPSVTDIDFENTPLMLVNMTAPPGFDEASLKTLAEEVQEELETIPGISNTQLFGGRERELHVNVNVDLAAEYGLTLGDFRQALANFHAEMPAGELDTGTFDFRVRNETQFRGVEDIRDAIVSQANGKVIKIGDVAEVNDSYRRLKNVALLDGESCATIIVNKEADINTLAAAIAVKEKIDELRPQYPNIKFRVTRDTSAEISIMFRVLGSSFVFGAMLVLVILAWSMGLRISLLVLTAIPLSSAVGLISLYTMGIPVSNMVIFAFILVLGMVVDGAIIVAENIHRHIERGEDPVDAAKIGIEEVGTPVIMADLTTVAAFLPMMLVPGIMGDFMRVMPQVVSVSLLGSVLVDHFFIPVVAARWYGRRKASEVVPDKTVHETLSREDDDAEIRIRPNLGFFTKMYIYVLKWSLETRWAVVGCTILALVWAGFMMVHVEKEFFPPSDRGQFEVKYELPLGSSIHQTIAAADAIQGPLRELGSRPNSELVNFVSALGSSEGLASRLENDPAVGPEFGTVMVELLSPLDRDRHERVILAELRERFDENVKKFPGMTYTINEVEEGPPGGAKVAVRFTGDNLEQLGFVAETTTAQMSQIPGAVDVKTDYRNLNPEIIVEPFPEVVGMFGMSEMQVAQAIQTAINGDTTIELNLGDEDVTLRLQAMDDYRASKDQLERIMLTSPTGKKATIGQLARLDRATSLFAVNRYDRKRAVMAKCDVIENPDTEKIFTRLREEILPAMGFRPANDSISFMDMAFIGTVGTPSEGLRAEFTGESEETAKNMNYLTASMAIAVILIFAILVYQFGSFRQAGIVMLTVPLSFVGVVAGMFLCDFPFSLATFIGLVSLTGIVVNDAIVVVDFINQGRQRGLRVRDAIVEAGINRLRPVMLTTVTTIGGLLPLLLNLSGGAEFWQPLTGAVIFGLAFATILTLVVIPVAYSLAYFNADKKAAAAS